The sequence below is a genomic window from Fusibacter sp. A1.
TCGCCATCGCTCTGGCAGTCAACCTTTCATGGCTGATTACGATATCCGCATCGGATGGAACTTCATCAACCGCACTGTGTTTTACTTCAATCGATAGTCCGGCTGCTTTTAACTTGCTCTTCAATGAAGACGCACCCATCGCACTCGACCCCATACCTGCATCACATGCAAAAATGATTTTTTTAACTTGACCACTCTTCACACCTTTTAAAGCTTTCACTTTTTCTTGTGCATCTTCAAGTTCTTGGTCCGAACCTGAAACTTTGCTTCTTTTTACAAAGAAGGATGCGATAAAGAAGGAAACCGCTGTAGAAATCGCTACTCCGGCGATCACACCAAAGAAACCACCTTTTGGCGTCATTGCAAGTAGTGCGAAAATCGAACCTGGTGATGGTGTAGCAACAAGACCCGCACCCAACATCGTAAAGGTAAGCACACCACTCATACCGCCTCCGATTACAGCAAGTAATAAAGCAGGATTCATCAATACGTAAGGGAAGTAAATCTCATGGATACCACCCAAGAAATGAATGATAACAGCGCCTGGTGCCGATTGTTTGACCATGCCTTTGCCAAACATCCAGTAAGCAAGCAATATCCCTAGTCCTGGACCAGGATTTGTTTCAAGTAAGAAGAAAATTGACTTTCCAAGTTCTGCCGATTGAGCAATTCCAAGCGGACTTAAGACACCGTGGTTGATTGCATTATTAAGGAAAAGAATTTTACCCGGCTCAATAAATGCCGACGTCAACGGTAGTAGACCTGCATTGACGATCAGTTGAACGCCACCTTCTAAAATTGAATTTAGACCTTGAACAAGAGGACCAATTGCTACAAGTCCGGCAAGTGCAAGCAACATACCGACGATTCCTGCAGAAAAGTTATTCACTAACATTTCAAAACCGCTAGGTATTTTTCCTTCAACCGCTTCGTCTACTTTTTTAATGACGAAACCGGCGAACGGCCCCATAATCATAGCGCCTAGGAACATTGGAATGTCAGTACCGACAATCACTCCCATTGAAGCGATGGCGCCAAGTACTCCACCTCTTGTCCCTGCAATCATTTTACCACCAGTATAACCGATCAATAATGGCAACATATAAAGAATCATTGGTCCTACAAGTGCTGCAAGACCTTCATTTGGCATCCAGCCGGTTGGAATGAAGAGCGCTGTAATCAATCCCCAAGCGATAAATGCACCGATATTCGGCATAACCATACCCGACAAGACACGACCGAACTTTTGAATCCGATCCTTAGCAGCCAGTTTTTCACTTGCTGCGATTTTTACTTTTGTAGCTTCCACTGTTTGTCCCCCTTCATTAGAAAACGTGTTATAGGTACCTACTTACCATTTGAATTCATGATGATTATGCACTAAAAAACGTTTTCTTGCCTCCACGACTTATTAAGACTTTGTCATATCTCAGGTGACAAAATTAAAAGGACTTCAAGTTAATGAAGTCCTTTCATCCTGAAGACATAGTCTTCAGGATGGCAGGCTGTAGAGAAAGTTCAAGTTCAAGGAAAAAGAAAACCCTGCGGGCGCAGCGTATACAGACATACGTAAGCGTGCAGGGTTTTTGAATTGACGCAGAAATTGGACTTTGTCTACGGCCTGAAAGGACTTCAAATTAATGAAGTCCTTTTAGTGATGAAACTAGCGTTCCCATGGTAGTTTACCACCATTTTTTTTGATATTCATAAAACCGATCCAAGACATTGCTGATGTTGCAATCGTTACGACTGCACAGATGCTTACTAGCGTGAAAATCCCTTTTGAATGCTTTCCATGACAGCAGGCCTTTTTCGTAGCTTTGGGGTGAAACTCTTTCACGTACTTTGGTATTTTTTTACCTGTTTTTTTATTGTTCATAGCAACTCCTTAAATTGTAATTAGCATGTTAGACCTGTACTATACCTACCCATAAATCTCAAATTATAACTAATTCATCAGAATTGCACCATAAATGCTCAACCATTTATGGCGTGAGTGATAATCAGGGTAGCTAGACTCAACCAGCTGCCAGAATTCACTTGAATGATTCAAATGTTTTAAATGACACAGTTCATGAACGATGATCGCATCGATCACTTCAATCGGCGCTTTGATCAGTCTCCAGTTCAAGTTGATGTTTCTTTTTGACGAGCAGCTTCCCCATCTGGTTTTCTGATCCTTAATGAAGATTCGATTCGGTCTTAAATCAAGCCTATCGCTATAATGATCGACTTGTTCCTTCAGTTTCAATTTTGCCATGTCCTTATACCACTGTATGAGAACTTGATCGATATAAGCGCGTTCAACACTCGGTGCGGTGATTTCAAGAACACTTTCTCTCCTCACTACGCTTGCATGATTTTTACCCTTGTCTTCTTTGGTGACCAGAGACAATACGTTGCCTAAAAACAGCACTTGACGCTCGGGGTCGCTTATCAGGGTATTTCTTTTATTATGATTTAGCTTCATTTTGATTCTATGCTTATCAATCCAGTCCCTTTTTTCATTGATCAAGTCGAACAAGCTCTTTTCACTGGTATGAAAAGGGGTTCTCACCTCAACCACATCCTGCGAAATCAATCGAAGTTCTGTCGACTTTCTGTTTGAATAGTGCACATTGACTTTAAAAGGTAGATGGTCCAATCTATGATGTTTCACTTCTGTCTACTCTCCATTTCCTGCAACACTAAAAATCATAGCTCGATGCCTTTCGATTTCAAGGCTCTTTTGACCCTTGCCAGCTGACTCTTGTTTAAATGCTCTAAACGGTCTGAAACGATCTTCACGATAGCGTCTTTGTTATCCTCATTTAGAATCACCATATAATCCTCCACCCGCTTTCCAAAATCGATAGGTCTGCAAGCTTCTAGGTACTTGATCAGTACAGGATATAATTTATCGTAATAGGACGTCTTGACCTCACAAAGCGCAAGCAAGATCTTAATGCCTGTTACATGCGTAATTAAAGTACCAGTTTCTGTCAAATGGAGTATCTTGTCGATATGGGCATACACTTTTTCATGTTCGATTTTTGCGACATTCCAGATGGCGATCATCGCCCCCCAGACCATACGGTTGTTCTTGCTAGTCAATAGCTTAAGATACTGGTCGATATAGTT
It includes:
- a CDS encoding PTS mannitol transporter subunit IICBA codes for the protein MEATKVKIAASEKLAAKDRIQKFGRVLSGMVMPNIGAFIAWGLITALFIPTGWMPNEGLAALVGPMILYMLPLLIGYTGGKMIAGTRGGVLGAIASMGVIVGTDIPMFLGAMIMGPFAGFVIKKVDEAVEGKIPSGFEMLVNNFSAGIVGMLLALAGLVAIGPLVQGLNSILEGGVQLIVNAGLLPLTSAFIEPGKILFLNNAINHGVLSPLGIAQSAELGKSIFFLLETNPGPGLGILLAYWMFGKGMVKQSAPGAVIIHFLGGIHEIYFPYVLMNPALLLAVIGGGMSGVLTFTMLGAGLVATPSPGSIFALLAMTPKGGFFGVIAGVAISTAVSFFIASFFVKRSKVSGSDQELEDAQEKVKALKGVKSGQVKKIIFACDAGMGSSAMGASSLKSKLKAAGLSIEVKHSAVDEVPSDADIVISHERLTARAMAKAPKAEHISIKDFVNNPVYDQLVQRLK
- a CDS encoding M48 family metallopeptidase → MKHHRLDHLPFKVNVHYSNRKSTELRLISQDVVEVRTPFHTSEKSLFDLINEKRDWIDKHRIKMKLNHNKRNTLISDPERQVLFLGNVLSLVTKEDKGKNHASVVRRESVLEITAPSVERAYIDQVLIQWYKDMAKLKLKEQVDHYSDRLDLRPNRIFIKDQKTRWGSCSSKRNINLNWRLIKAPIEVIDAIIVHELCHLKHLNHSSEFWQLVESSYPDYHSRHKWLSIYGAILMN